In the Nicotiana tabacum cultivar K326 chromosome 16, ASM71507v2, whole genome shotgun sequence genome, one interval contains:
- the LOC142170289 gene encoding uncharacterized protein LOC142170289: MELVSAMSNTKEAQFPRSMKNDPSQRDPNLWSEYHRTNNYQTGDYLHLREEVVTLMKKGHLREILSGWAKNNYGRNRGQHRALEDRRRPFLINDDFHRNEINGITFSAAKKTKVLVTHSKRLREVAEDDIIFREEDTDELLLSHNDALVISLNALDFKIKRILVDLGSSTNIIQ, translated from the coding sequence ATGGAGCTGGTATCGGCGATGAGTAACACTAAGGAAGCACAGTTCCCTAGGTCGATGAAAAATgatcccagccagagggatccaAATCTATGGTCCGAGTATCATAGGACTAACAACTATCAGACTGGGGACTACCTACATCTACGAGAGGAGGTGGTGACATTGATGAAAAAAGGCCATCTTAGAGAGATCTTAAGTGGCTGGGCTAAAAACAACTACGGCCGCAACCGGGGACAACATAGAGCCCTCGAAGATAGGAGAAGACCCTTCTTGATTAACGATGATTTTCATAGGAACGAGATTAATGGTATAACTTTTTCGGCAGCAAAAAAGACAAAGGTATTAGTGACTCATAgcaagagactccgggaagtcgCCGAGGATGATATCATCTTCAGAGAGGAGGACACTGATGAACTTCTACTATCGCACAATGATGCCttggtaatttctcttaatgctttagattttaaaattaaacgtatTTTGGTAGACCTAGGAAGTTCAACCAATATCATTCAATAG